The following are encoded in a window of Pecten maximus chromosome 17, xPecMax1.1, whole genome shotgun sequence genomic DNA:
- the LOC117315166 gene encoding protein RRNAD1-like has translation MKQVDLLNTVMENYNNELVLKFLEKYDWIYNFQLIKFFLDRVWENIPREWCEVLLSLSIEDLNRLPYGDMRDEWPASLKEFIRTALTLSLPRSPRKGTIPLGIDPEMRRGMTPKKQHEVSLMSSVVHDVAQRADCEVILDIGSGLGYLGQLLQKHFGYHIIGLESKQGHTSGAERRARHTTELDKLSLKQPQQFLGVCNSCQKSRCVEGQTDVLKHPPDFSSDVMVPDSKPQLERPVTLTLPRALMIGLHCCGDLTPTMMEYFQSLDFVRGLCCVSCCYHRMEVKAGNETPYNFPLSATTCKIYNKLRGDNPKWSIGTFALRLAAQETRARWGKQTAEDHDYHTKNVGYRGILELYKHTSKSSRGTEGFSSSINIPVSFLKVQSDVVQRDCLALGILELYKHTKSKNCEKAARRIARKSDFSSFTAYVEAASCRLEAEEGTGIDRAELFRLYEENKDKMRFIEPLTALQYLLQPVLEGLITTDRAQYLKEHGITTEIIPIFDEVISPRNLALISVK, from the exons ATGAAGCAAGTCGATCTGCTAAATACAGTCATGGAAAATTACAACAACGAGCTGGTCTTGAAATTTCTTGAGAAGTATGACTGGATTTATAATTTCCAGCTGATAAAATTCTTTTTGGATAGAGTATGGGAAAATATCCCAAGAGAG TGGTGTGAAGTTCTACTGTCACTGTCAATAGAAGATCTCAACAGATTACCTTATGGAGACATGAGG GATGAATGGCCAGCCTCTCTGAAAGAATTCATCAGAACAGCATTGACCTTGTCCCTGCCAAGGTCACCAAGGAAAGGGACAATACCTCTGGGCATTGACCCAGAAATGCGACGAGGCATGACACCAAAGAAGCAACATGAGGTATCCTTGATGTCATCGGTCGTGCATGACGTAGCACAGAGAGCTGACTGTGAAGTTATTCTAGATATTGGATCCGGACTG GGTTATCTGGGACAGCTACTTCAGAAACATTTTGGCTACCACATTATAGGACTAGAGAGTAAGCAGGGTCACACCTCTGGGGCAGAGAGAAGGGCCCGACATACAACAG AACTTGACAAATTGTCCTTAAAACAACCCCAACAGTTTCTGGGTGTGTGCAATTCTTGTCAAAAAAGTAGGTGTGTGGAAGGACAAACTGATGTTTTGAAACATCCCCCAGATTTCAGCAGTGATGTCATGGTACCAGATTCAAAGCCACAACTTGAGAgaccagtgaccttgacattaccACGGGCTCTGATGATTGGTCTGCATTGCTGCGGTGACCTCACTCCAACTATGATGGAATATTTCCAGAGTCTGGACTTTGTTAGGGGGCTATGTTGTGTCAGTTGCTGTTATCACAGAAtggaggtcaaag CAGGGAATGAGACACCATACAACTTTCCATTGAGTGCAACAACGTGTAAAATCTACAacaaactaaggggagataaccccaAGTGGAGTATTGGCACCTTTGCTTTACGACTAGCTGCACAGGAGACCAG GGCTCGGTGGGGTAAGCAGACTGCTGAAGACCATGATTACCACACAAAGAACGTAGGGTACAGAGGCATTCTGGAGCTCTATAAACATACCAGTAAGTCTTCTAGAGGTACAGAGGGATTCTCCAGCTCTATAAACATACCAGTAAGTTTTCTAAAGGTTCAGAGTGATGTGGTACAAAGGGATTGTCTAGCTCT AGGGATTCTCGAGCTCTATAAACATACCA aaTCTAAAAATTGTGAGAAGGCAGCTAGGAGGATAGCCAGAAAGTCTGACTTTTCTTCATTCACAGCCTACGTTGAGGCAGCCAGTTGTCGCCTTGAAGCAGAAGAGGGGACTG GTATAGACAGAGCAGAACTGTTCAGATTATATGAGGAAAACAAGGACAAGATGAGGTTTATAGAACCTCTGACA GCACTCCAGTATCTGCTACAGCCAGTTTTGGAGGGACTTATCACTACAGACCGAGCCCAGTATTTAAAGGAACACGGCATCACTACAGAAATTATACCAATATTTGAcgaggttatctcccctaggAACTTGGCTTTGATATCTGTGAAATGA